In Thermodesulfitimonas autotrophica, the following proteins share a genomic window:
- the gyrA gene encoding DNA gyrase subunit A encodes MPGKVIPIDIGEEMRQSYLDYAMSVIVGRALPDVRDGLKPVHRRILYAMHDIGMTPDKPHRKSAYIVGEVLRRYHPHGDAAVYDALVRLAQDFACRYPLVDGQGNFGSVDGDAPAAMRYTEARLSRLAVEMLRDIGKETVDFVPNYDGTTQEPVVLPARVPNLLINGSAGIAVGMATNIPPHNIGEVIDGVLALIANPEISLEELLQIIPGPDFPTGGIILGREGIRAAYATGRGSIVVRGRATIERQGGKQVIIITEIPFQVNKARLLEKIAELVRERRIDGITDLRDESDRRGMRIVIELRRDIDPHVVLNRLYKHTQLEDTFGVIMLALVNGQPEILPLKEVLRHYLAHQREVVTRRCRFELREARDRLEIVEGLNIALANIDAVVALIKAAPDTDTARRGLMERFNLTERQAQAILDMRLQRLTGLEREKLLEELRELEKKIAYLEEVLADEAKIYGIIRDELIAVKERFSDPRRTEIADAKVIYRPEDLIPDEQVVVTLTHQGYIKRRSEAAYRSQHRGGKGVTGVEPRQEDFVRHLFVAGTHDYFLFFTNRGKAYRLKVYEIPEAGRQARGTALVNLLRIGPEERVTAVVPVKKFAPDRFVFLVTRKGVVKKITLEAFAAVRRDGIIAIDLDAGDELVAAAETDGRSEILLVTRQGMAIRFLETAVRPMGRSAHGVRGMRLREGDEVAGMVAVTGGRELLLVTEKGYGKRTPLTEFRCQSRGGTGIIAAKVSAVSGRVADIEAVGEGDEVMIVSAAGIVIRLKVREIPVLGRTARGVLVMRLAPDDNVATLARVVDEA; translated from the coding sequence TTGCCGGGCAAGGTAATTCCGATCGATATCGGCGAGGAGATGCGTCAGTCCTACCTCGACTACGCGATGAGCGTTATCGTAGGCCGGGCGCTGCCGGACGTGCGCGACGGCTTGAAGCCGGTTCACCGCCGTATCCTTTACGCGATGCACGACATCGGTATGACCCCGGACAAGCCGCACCGGAAGTCGGCCTACATCGTAGGTGAGGTGTTACGACGCTACCACCCGCACGGGGACGCGGCCGTGTATGACGCCTTGGTGCGCCTCGCGCAGGATTTCGCCTGCCGTTATCCTCTGGTGGACGGCCAGGGAAACTTCGGGTCCGTGGATGGGGATGCCCCGGCGGCGATGCGGTACACAGAGGCGCGGCTCTCGCGCCTGGCCGTCGAGATGCTCCGGGACATAGGGAAGGAGACCGTCGATTTTGTGCCTAACTACGACGGCACCACCCAAGAGCCGGTCGTTCTCCCCGCGCGGGTCCCGAACCTCCTCATTAACGGGTCAGCAGGGATCGCTGTCGGTATGGCGACCAACATCCCGCCACACAATATCGGCGAGGTAATCGACGGGGTTCTAGCGCTTATCGCCAATCCGGAGATCAGCCTTGAGGAATTACTGCAGATAATCCCCGGGCCGGACTTTCCAACCGGGGGGATCATCCTGGGGCGCGAAGGTATCCGGGCGGCCTACGCCACGGGGCGGGGAAGCATCGTGGTGCGCGGTCGCGCGACGATCGAGCGTCAGGGCGGCAAGCAGGTGATCATCATCACCGAGATCCCCTTCCAGGTGAACAAGGCGCGTCTGCTCGAGAAGATTGCGGAACTTGTCCGGGAGCGGCGGATCGACGGCATTACCGACCTGCGGGATGAATCGGACCGGCGGGGTATGCGGATTGTTATCGAGCTGCGGCGCGACATTGACCCGCACGTCGTGCTGAACCGGTTGTATAAACACACCCAGCTCGAGGATACCTTCGGGGTGATTATGCTCGCCCTAGTCAACGGTCAGCCGGAAATATTACCGCTGAAGGAGGTTTTACGCCACTATCTCGCGCACCAGCGCGAAGTGGTCACCAGACGTTGCCGCTTCGAGCTCCGGGAAGCGCGCGACAGGCTGGAGATCGTAGAAGGGCTTAACATTGCCCTGGCCAACATCGACGCGGTGGTTGCGCTCATCAAGGCGGCTCCCGACACCGATACGGCTCGCAGGGGACTCATGGAACGCTTCAATCTAACGGAGCGGCAGGCGCAGGCCATCCTCGACATGCGGCTGCAGCGCCTCACCGGCCTGGAGCGGGAGAAGCTTCTCGAGGAGCTCAGAGAATTGGAAAAAAAGATCGCCTACCTCGAAGAGGTCCTGGCGGACGAAGCCAAGATTTACGGTATCATCCGCGACGAGCTGATAGCGGTAAAAGAGCGCTTTAGCGACCCTCGGCGCACCGAAATAGCGGACGCGAAAGTCATCTACCGGCCGGAGGATTTGATTCCTGACGAGCAGGTGGTGGTAACGCTTACCCACCAGGGATACATCAAACGGCGGAGCGAGGCGGCTTACCGGAGCCAGCACCGGGGCGGCAAGGGCGTCACGGGAGTGGAGCCCCGGCAGGAGGATTTTGTCCGCCACCTATTTGTCGCCGGGACCCACGATTACTTTCTTTTCTTTACGAACAGAGGCAAGGCTTACCGCCTCAAGGTTTACGAAATTCCGGAGGCCGGGCGGCAGGCGCGGGGAACTGCCCTAGTCAATCTCCTCCGCATCGGTCCCGAGGAACGTGTGACTGCCGTCGTACCGGTGAAGAAGTTCGCTCCGGACCGGTTCGTCTTCCTGGTCACCAGAAAAGGTGTCGTTAAGAAGATAACCCTCGAGGCCTTCGCAGCAGTGCGCCGGGACGGAATCATAGCCATCGACCTCGACGCGGGGGACGAGCTTGTTGCGGCTGCCGAAACCGACGGTCGCAGTGAGATTCTCCTGGTAACGCGCCAAGGGATGGCGATTAGGTTTTTAGAAACGGCTGTGCGCCCGATGGGGCGCAGCGCGCACGGCGTCCGGGGAATGCGCCTGCGCGAAGGGGATGAGGTGGCCGGTATGGTAGCCGTTACTGGGGGAAGAGAATTACTGCTGGTTACGGAGAAGGGCTACGGCAAACGGACGCCGCTGACGGAGTTCCGGTGCCAGTCGCGCGGCGGGACGGGCATTATCGCGGCTAAAGTCTCCGCGGTGAGCGGCCGGGTGGCGGACATCGAAGCGGTCGGCGAAGGCGATGAGGTGATGATCGTTAGCGCCGCCGGTATCGTGATCCGCCTTAAAGTACGGGAAATCCCAGTGCTCGGCCGCACCGCGCGCGGTGTTCTGGTAATGCGGTTGGCTCCCGACGATAATGTTGCTACCCTGGCGCGAGTGGTAGACGAGGCGTAA
- a CDS encoding pyridoxal-phosphate-dependent aminotransferase family protein: MAKKMRLFIPGPTPVPPQVAEAMARPLIGHRTQEFADLYRRLEEKLRKVFGTQNEVYVLTCSGTGGMEAAVANVVNPGDRVLALVTGKFGERFAELAKIYGAAVDALEFGWGNPVDVALVEARLKSQKYKAVLATHNETSTTVVNDIRAIGELTRRYGALLLVDAVSSLGGIEIEADAWGVDILVTASQKALMVPPGLAMVSVSPRAWEAINEGRAPRYYLSLPAAKKSLTKFNTPYTPAVSLFAGLDVALDMILDEGLENVYARHRIFAQATRAAVRALGLKLLAPDACASPVVTGVWAPEGMNADDLRRLLLKEYGVLLAGGQAQLKGRIFRISHMGYIDAVDLLGALGVLEIGLQKFGYPVTLGAGVAAAQAVLAGGGQDV; this comes from the coding sequence ATGGCAAAGAAGATGCGGCTCTTCATTCCAGGTCCTACACCCGTGCCGCCGCAGGTAGCGGAAGCGATGGCCCGGCCGTTGATCGGGCACCGGACGCAGGAGTTTGCGGACCTCTATCGGCGTCTCGAGGAGAAGCTGCGCAAGGTTTTCGGGACGCAGAACGAGGTTTACGTTTTAACCTGTTCGGGGACGGGCGGTATGGAAGCGGCGGTGGCCAACGTTGTAAATCCCGGGGATAGAGTCCTGGCGCTCGTAACCGGAAAATTTGGCGAAAGATTTGCCGAGCTGGCCAAGATTTACGGTGCCGCCGTGGACGCGCTTGAGTTCGGTTGGGGCAATCCGGTTGACGTGGCGCTGGTTGAGGCGCGGCTCAAGAGCCAGAAATACAAGGCGGTGCTGGCCACCCACAACGAGACCTCAACCACCGTGGTCAACGACATCCGCGCGATTGGGGAGCTGACGCGCCGCTACGGAGCGCTCCTCTTGGTGGACGCGGTTTCGAGCCTCGGGGGTATCGAGATAGAGGCTGACGCCTGGGGCGTCGATATCCTGGTAACGGCTTCGCAGAAGGCACTCATGGTGCCGCCAGGCCTGGCGATGGTAAGCGTCAGCCCGCGGGCCTGGGAGGCGATAAACGAAGGGCGCGCGCCGCGCTACTATTTGAGCCTGCCGGCGGCGAAGAAGTCCCTCACGAAGTTTAATACCCCTTACACGCCGGCGGTATCTCTTTTTGCGGGGTTAGACGTCGCGCTGGACATGATTCTGGACGAGGGTCTGGAGAATGTTTACGCGCGCCACCGAATTTTCGCGCAGGCTACCCGGGCGGCGGTGCGGGCGCTGGGGCTAAAGCTCCTGGCACCCGATGCGTGCGCGTCGCCGGTGGTAACCGGCGTCTGGGCGCCGGAAGGGATGAACGCCGACGACCTCCGGCGGCTCCTTCTTAAGGAATACGGGGTGCTGCTGGCCGGCGGGCAGGCGCAGCTCAAGGGGCGTATTTTCCGTATTTCGCACATGGGCTACATCGACGCGGTGGACCTCTTAGGGGCCCTGGGCGTCCTTGAAATAGGGCTGCAAAAATTCGGCTACCCGGTGACTCTAGGCGCAGGGGTGGCGGCGGCGCAGGCTGTCCTAGCGGGAGGTGGGCAGGATGTATAA
- the pdxS gene encoding pyridoxal 5'-phosphate synthase lyase subunit PdxS: MEKGTWTVKKGLAEMLKGGVIMDVTTPEQAKIAEEAGACAVMALERVPADIRAAGGVARMADPTVILRIMDAVTIPVMAKVRIGHFVEAQILEALGVDYIDESEVLTPADDQYHIDKHAFKVPFVCGARNLGEALRRIAEGAAMIRTKGEPGTGNVVEAVRHMRLVMGEIRRLQGMRRDELVRAAKEMGAPYELVQEVAETGRLPVVNFAAGGIATPADAALMMQLGADGIFVGSGIFKSKDPVKRARAIVAATTYYNDPQVLAEVSKDLGEAMPGIEISTIQPHERMQDRGW, encoded by the coding sequence GTGGAGAAAGGAACCTGGACGGTCAAAAAGGGCCTGGCGGAAATGCTCAAAGGCGGCGTAATTATGGATGTCACCACGCCGGAGCAGGCAAAAATCGCCGAAGAGGCGGGTGCCTGCGCGGTAATGGCGCTGGAACGTGTGCCGGCCGATATCCGGGCGGCAGGGGGGGTAGCCAGAATGGCGGACCCCACGGTTATCCTGCGGATCATGGACGCGGTAACCATTCCCGTCATGGCTAAGGTGCGCATCGGTCATTTCGTTGAGGCGCAGATCCTGGAGGCACTCGGCGTGGACTACATAGACGAAAGTGAAGTATTGACACCTGCCGATGACCAGTACCACATCGATAAACACGCTTTCAAAGTCCCCTTCGTTTGCGGGGCACGGAATTTAGGAGAGGCTCTCCGGCGGATCGCCGAGGGGGCAGCGATGATTAGGACAAAGGGCGAGCCAGGTACGGGCAACGTGGTGGAAGCGGTCCGGCACATGCGGCTCGTCATGGGGGAGATAAGGCGTTTGCAGGGGATGCGCCGGGATGAGTTAGTGCGCGCAGCCAAGGAGATGGGCGCGCCTTACGAACTGGTGCAGGAGGTCGCGGAAACGGGACGTTTGCCGGTAGTGAATTTCGCGGCGGGCGGTATCGCCACACCTGCGGATGCTGCTTTGATGATGCAGCTCGGTGCGGATGGCATCTTCGTCGGGTCGGGTATCTTTAAGTCCAAAGACCCCGTGAAACGGGCGCGGGCGATCGTGGCGGCAACGACTTACTATAACGACCCGCAGGTGCTCGCCGAGGTTTCCAAGGATTTAGGCGAGGCGATGCCCGGGATTGAGATCTCAACCATCCAGCCCCACGAGCGGATGCAGGACCGCGGCTGGTGA
- the serA gene encoding phosphoglycerate dehydrogenase, whose protein sequence is MYKVLATDGVAPEGLAVLQNAPDVELDIRPKLSPEELLAVIPDYDALIVRSATKVTAAVLERAAKLKIIGRAGVGVDNIDVRAATARGIIVANAPGGNTIAAAEHTMGMMLALARNIPEANARLKAGVWDKKSFVGVELRHKVLGVIGIGRIGSEVAKRALAMEMEVIAYDPYIPAERVEELGVRMVSLDALLRQADFITIHTPLSKENYHLLNKEAFEKMKPGVRIINCARGGIVDEAALYAALKEGKVAGAALDVFEQEPVTDSPLFSLPNVVVTPHLGASTVEAQLGVAKVIAEEILVALRGGFVRNAVNVPFVRPEVLAEIGPFIGLAEKLGRFAAQLVSGRIGLVEVSFSGEIAQYDVSLLTTAVLKGVLSIALQEAVNFVNANEVAKKRGIRVTETRRGEEEDYVSLITVRVVAPEGERTVAGTLQRGKEPRVVAIDGYRVDTPLEGHMLFIPHMDRPRIIGRVGNLIGAQDINIAAMQVGRKVIGGPAVMLLAVDSPVPEETLTEIAKVDGIMGVKMVSL, encoded by the coding sequence ATGTATAAGGTGCTCGCTACCGACGGCGTAGCCCCGGAGGGCCTTGCGGTTTTACAGAACGCACCAGATGTAGAGCTTGACATCCGGCCCAAGCTCTCTCCCGAAGAGTTGCTGGCCGTCATCCCCGATTACGACGCGCTAATCGTCCGCAGCGCTACTAAGGTAACCGCCGCGGTCTTGGAGCGCGCGGCGAAACTCAAGATCATCGGTCGCGCCGGGGTGGGGGTCGATAACATTGACGTGCGGGCGGCAACAGCGCGCGGGATCATCGTAGCTAACGCCCCCGGCGGCAATACTATCGCCGCAGCGGAGCATACGATGGGGATGATGCTCGCTTTAGCCCGGAACATTCCCGAGGCGAATGCCCGGCTGAAGGCAGGCGTTTGGGATAAGAAGTCTTTTGTTGGCGTGGAGCTCCGGCACAAGGTGCTCGGGGTCATTGGTATCGGCCGTATCGGCTCGGAGGTAGCGAAGCGGGCGCTGGCTATGGAGATGGAAGTCATCGCTTACGACCCCTACATCCCGGCGGAGCGGGTAGAAGAACTCGGCGTGCGCATGGTTTCTCTCGATGCCCTCTTGCGCCAGGCTGACTTCATCACCATCCATACCCCGCTGAGCAAGGAGAACTACCACCTCCTAAACAAAGAGGCTTTTGAAAAGATGAAGCCGGGGGTCCGGATTATCAACTGCGCCCGCGGCGGTATTGTCGACGAAGCGGCCCTTTATGCCGCTTTGAAGGAAGGAAAGGTTGCCGGCGCGGCGCTGGACGTCTTTGAACAGGAGCCGGTCACCGATAGCCCGCTCTTCTCCCTGCCCAACGTCGTCGTGACCCCGCACCTCGGCGCCTCCACGGTGGAGGCGCAGTTAGGCGTGGCGAAGGTCATCGCCGAAGAAATCTTAGTGGCGCTGCGGGGCGGCTTCGTGCGCAACGCCGTAAACGTGCCCTTTGTCCGGCCCGAGGTGCTCGCGGAGATCGGTCCCTTTATCGGGCTGGCAGAGAAACTAGGCCGTTTTGCGGCGCAGTTAGTTAGCGGCCGGATCGGTTTGGTCGAGGTGAGCTTCAGCGGCGAAATAGCGCAGTACGACGTGAGCCTGCTCACGACGGCGGTCCTCAAAGGGGTGCTGAGCATCGCCTTGCAGGAAGCGGTCAACTTCGTCAACGCCAACGAAGTCGCCAAGAAGCGCGGCATTCGCGTCACCGAAACCCGGCGGGGGGAAGAAGAGGACTACGTCAGCCTCATCACCGTCCGGGTGGTCGCCCCCGAAGGGGAGCGGACCGTGGCGGGGACCCTCCAGCGGGGCAAGGAACCGCGCGTGGTGGCAATCGATGGCTACCGGGTAGATACCCCGCTCGAAGGACACATGCTTTTTATCCCCCACATGGACCGGCCGCGCATTATCGGGCGCGTAGGTAATCTGATCGGGGCACAGGATATTAATATCGCGGCGATGCAGGTGGGCCGGAAAGTGATCGGTGGTCCGGCGGTCATGCTCCTGGCGGTGGACAGCCCGGTGCCGGAGGAAACCCTAACGGAGATTGCCAAGGTGGACGGGATTATGGGCGTAAAGATGGTGAGCCTGTAG
- a CDS encoding Fic family protein, protein MKPLMVEEVLYLHYRITKEIGGRQGVRALSLLQRALERPCATVGGRELYPAPFEKAAVLLTGILAGKPFYDNNAPTAFAAALLLLDRFGLRVQSAMGLVEMIAAAGKGDWRTVAAWLRGRSRPKEGPAAVL, encoded by the coding sequence ATGAAACCGCTGATGGTTGAGGAGGTGCTTTACCTCCACTACCGGATTACCAAAGAAATCGGCGGGCGGCAGGGCGTGCGGGCGCTATCCCTTCTCCAGAGAGCTCTTGAGCGGCCTTGCGCCACGGTGGGAGGCAGGGAACTCTACCCGGCACCCTTTGAGAAGGCCGCGGTACTCCTGACGGGTATCTTAGCCGGGAAGCCTTTTTACGATAATAACGCGCCCACGGCCTTTGCCGCCGCACTTTTGCTCCTGGACCGGTTTGGCTTGCGGGTCCAGTCCGCGATGGGACTGGTGGAAATGATAGCGGCGGCCGGGAAAGGCGACTGGCGCACGGTGGCGGCTTGGCTGCGCGGCCGGAGCAGGCCGAAGGAGGGGCCAGCTGCCGTTTTGTAG
- the serS gene encoding serine--tRNA ligase has product MLDLKFVRRNPEIVREALKKRGYGDELLERLLAVDAAWRERLATVEQLKSRRNAVSEEIGRLKKAGQDAAALVAEMRVVGDQIKELEGVVRGYEEEIRALLLSIPNIPHASVPFGRDATENPVVNEWGEPRRFSFTPRPHWEIGERTGILDFERAAKVSGARFAFYRGAGAALERALVSFMLDLHTREHGYTELFPPFLVNSASMTGTGQLPKFATDMFKVEGEDYYLIPTAEVPVTNYHREEILDGSLLPLKYVAYSACFRAEAGAAGRDTRGLIRQHQFNKVELVKFCRPEQSDEELEKLLRDAEEVLRRLGLPYRVVVLCTGDLGFSAAKTYDIEVWLPSFGEYREISSCSNFTDYQARRANIRYRSHARAKAEFVHTLNGSGLAVGRTVAAILENYQEEDGSVVVPEVLRPYMGGLKRIPAR; this is encoded by the coding sequence ATGCTCGACCTGAAGTTTGTCCGGCGGAATCCCGAGATTGTGCGGGAGGCGTTAAAGAAACGGGGTTACGGTGACGAATTGCTTGAGCGGCTACTGGCAGTGGATGCGGCCTGGCGCGAAAGGCTCGCGACGGTTGAGCAGCTCAAGAGCCGGCGGAATGCTGTTTCGGAGGAGATCGGCCGGCTAAAGAAGGCGGGGCAGGATGCCGCGGCGTTGGTCGCGGAGATGCGGGTCGTAGGTGACCAGATAAAGGAGCTGGAAGGGGTCGTTCGCGGTTACGAAGAGGAGATTCGCGCGCTACTTCTCAGCATCCCGAACATCCCGCACGCCTCGGTTCCCTTCGGGCGGGACGCAACAGAAAACCCGGTGGTGAATGAGTGGGGTGAGCCGCGCCGGTTTAGTTTCACCCCCCGTCCCCACTGGGAAATCGGGGAACGCACCGGCATCCTCGACTTCGAACGGGCGGCTAAAGTTTCGGGGGCGCGCTTCGCTTTTTACCGGGGTGCGGGAGCGGCGCTCGAGCGCGCGCTCGTGAGCTTTATGCTTGATCTGCACACCCGCGAACATGGCTACACCGAGCTTTTTCCGCCGTTTTTGGTTAACAGCGCCAGCATGACCGGGACGGGGCAGCTGCCGAAGTTTGCCACGGACATGTTCAAGGTCGAGGGTGAAGACTACTACCTAATTCCGACAGCGGAGGTTCCGGTGACGAACTACCACCGGGAGGAGATCCTCGACGGGAGCCTCTTACCGTTGAAATACGTGGCCTACAGCGCCTGCTTCCGGGCGGAGGCGGGCGCAGCCGGCCGGGATACCCGGGGTCTTATCCGGCAGCACCAGTTCAACAAGGTGGAGCTCGTGAAGTTCTGCCGCCCGGAGCAATCGGACGAGGAGTTAGAGAAGCTTTTGCGGGACGCCGAAGAGGTGCTGCGGCGCCTCGGCCTGCCCTACCGGGTGGTGGTGCTCTGCACCGGCGACCTGGGCTTCTCCGCCGCGAAGACATACGATATCGAAGTGTGGCTGCCGAGCTTCGGTGAGTACCGGGAGATCTCTTCCTGCTCGAATTTTACAGATTACCAGGCGCGCCGGGCGAATATCCGCTACCGGTCGCACGCGAGGGCGAAGGCCGAGTTCGTCCACACGCTGAACGGCTCCGGCCTGGCGGTGGGCCGCACGGTGGCCGCGATCTTGGAGAACTACCAGGAGGAGGACGGGTCGGTGGTGGTTCCGGAAGTGCTCCGGCCGTACATGGGGGGACTCAAGCGAATCCCGGCCCGCTGA
- the pdxT gene encoding pyridoxal 5'-phosphate synthase glutaminase subunit PdxT, producing the protein MLALQGAFREHKWALERLGVSAPLVLKAEDLAAIDALIIPGGESTTIGRLLNVFGLMAPLLARVAAGLPVFGTCAGMVLLAREIEGSAQPRLGVMDVTVRRNAFGRQVDSFEVDLTVSVLGPPPFRGVFIRAPYITRVGPGVEVLACLAEKVILVRQGRLLAASFHPELTDDLRLHRYFVNEVAGLAIPADR; encoded by the coding sequence GTGCTGGCGCTACAGGGCGCCTTTCGGGAGCATAAATGGGCGTTGGAGCGGCTTGGGGTTAGCGCCCCCCTTGTTTTAAAGGCGGAGGATCTGGCAGCGATTGACGCTCTGATCATTCCGGGCGGCGAGAGCACCACCATCGGTCGCCTGTTAAACGTCTTCGGCCTGATGGCGCCACTCTTGGCGCGCGTTGCTGCGGGATTGCCGGTCTTCGGAACCTGTGCGGGTATGGTCTTGCTGGCCCGGGAGATCGAGGGTTCGGCTCAGCCCCGCTTGGGCGTGATGGATGTGACGGTACGGCGGAACGCCTTCGGGCGTCAGGTGGACAGCTTCGAGGTTGATTTGACGGTTTCAGTTCTGGGCCCGCCCCCGTTTCGCGGTGTTTTCATCAGGGCGCCCTATATTACTCGCGTCGGCCCGGGAGTCGAGGTCCTGGCATGTTTAGCGGAAAAGGTTATCCTGGTTCGGCAAGGTAGACTTTTAGCGGCTTCGTTTCATCCGGAGTTGACCGATGACCTGCGCCTGCACCGCTACTTCGTCAACGAAGTAGCCGGGCTGGCGATCCCTGCGGACAGGTAA
- a CDS encoding universal stress protein: MAYKILCPTDGSETARKAAAFAAALARMIPGATITVLTVITVPRSFAGRHFYWRVKEQPEALQKEFTALFREEAARVIEETAALLRAQGVTPETMIREGEPAEEIIKCAQEGGFNQIVIGARGFGMISLVLGNVAYKVVQLSPVPVTIVR; encoded by the coding sequence ATGGCCTACAAGATCCTCTGTCCCACAGATGGTTCCGAAACGGCGCGTAAAGCGGCTGCCTTTGCCGCTGCGCTCGCGCGGATGATACCCGGGGCTACCATTACTGTCCTTACGGTTATTACCGTGCCGCGGAGTTTTGCGGGACGCCATTTTTACTGGCGGGTCAAAGAGCAACCGGAAGCGCTTCAGAAAGAGTTTACCGCGCTTTTCCGGGAAGAGGCCGCGCGGGTAATTGAGGAAACGGCAGCGCTCTTGCGCGCGCAGGGCGTCACGCCTGAGACTATGATCCGCGAAGGGGAGCCGGCAGAGGAAATCATCAAGTGCGCCCAAGAGGGGGGTTTTAACCAGATTGTCATCGGTGCCCGGGGCTTTGGAATGATCAGCCTCGTCCTAGGTAACGTCGCCTACAAGGTTGTTCAGCTGTCTCCGGTGCCCGTAACAATTGTGAGGTAG
- a CDS encoding AbrB/MazE/SpoVT family DNA-binding domain-containing protein, which yields MEVRKVFRAGNSLVISLPQEMLRELELTEGSRVAVSVDRQRGEIVLRPFTGADGSGIAGDFAKQVEEFINEYAGVLRELKK from the coding sequence ATGGAAGTACGAAAGGTTTTCCGGGCCGGTAATAGCCTGGTGATTTCCCTGCCGCAGGAAATGTTGCGGGAATTAGAACTAACCGAGGGCAGCCGGGTTGCCGTTTCCGTCGACCGGCAGCGCGGAGAAATCGTCCTCCGGCCCTTTACGGGAGCCGACGGGTCGGGGATAGCGGGCGATTTTGCCAAGCAGGTTGAGGAATTTATCAACGAGTACGCCGGAGTGCTGCGGGAGCTCAAGAAATGA